From a region of the Streptacidiphilus albus JL83 genome:
- a CDS encoding SDR family oxidoreductase has product MIVVTGATGNVGRPLTRALAEAGQQVTAVSRHAAAVPDGVRHLVADLAEPADLKPALAGAKALFLLLSGGLHAAGANPADIIGAAEAGGVRRVVLLSTQGVATRPFGPTRIAMRALEDALRESGLEWAILRPGGFASNALWWADSIRTQRVVAAPFGDVGVPIVDPADIAEVAAACLLDGRHAGGVYELTGPEVITPRRQAEAIAAALGSPVRFHDLTRDEAKSAMARSMPAELAEDTLTILGSPNPAELRVSPDVQQVLGRSPRPFADWAARNIAAFR; this is encoded by the coding sequence ATGATCGTGGTGACCGGGGCTACCGGAAATGTGGGCCGTCCGTTGACGCGGGCGCTGGCCGAGGCGGGGCAGCAGGTGACGGCCGTGTCACGGCATGCGGCGGCGGTGCCGGACGGCGTCCGCCACCTGGTGGCCGACCTGGCCGAGCCGGCCGACCTAAAGCCCGCGCTGGCCGGAGCGAAAGCACTGTTCCTGTTGCTGTCCGGCGGCCTGCACGCCGCCGGCGCCAACCCGGCCGACATCATCGGCGCAGCCGAGGCCGGCGGAGTCCGGCGGGTCGTCCTCCTCTCCACCCAAGGTGTGGCAACCAGGCCCTTCGGCCCGACGCGGATCGCCATGCGCGCGCTGGAGGACGCGCTGCGGGAGTCCGGCCTGGAGTGGGCCATCCTGCGGCCGGGCGGCTTCGCCTCCAACGCCCTGTGGTGGGCCGATTCCATCCGCACGCAACGGGTCGTCGCCGCGCCCTTCGGCGACGTCGGTGTGCCGATCGTCGACCCGGCGGACATCGCCGAGGTCGCAGCAGCCTGTCTGCTGGACGGTCGGCACGCCGGTGGCGTGTACGAGCTGACCGGCCCGGAGGTGATCACACCGCGCCGCCAGGCGGAGGCCATCGCCGCAGCACTGGGCTCACCAGTGCGGTTCCACGACCTGACCCGCGACGAGGCCAAGTCCGCCATGGCCCGGAGCATGCCGGCAGAGCTCGCAGAGGACACCCTGACCATCCTCGGCTCCCCGAACCCCGCCGAACTGCGGGTCAGCCCGGACGTCCAGCAGGTCCTCGGCCGCTCCCCGCGTCCCTTCGCCGACTGGGCCGCACGCAATATCGCCGCGTTCCGCTGA
- a CDS encoding winged helix-turn-helix transcriptional regulator, giving the protein MTGSVQHTRAEAGKRYDVFHTDCPARDMVDHVTSRWGIWVLISLRSNDLRFFELRESIQGISEKMLAQTLRALVQDGLVWREVEPTTPPQVSYGLTEFGRDVGEPLAELFNRITQRLSLRDAG; this is encoded by the coding sequence ATGACGGGAAGCGTGCAGCACACACGGGCCGAAGCGGGGAAGCGGTATGACGTGTTTCACACCGACTGCCCTGCCCGCGACATGGTCGACCATGTGACCAGCAGGTGGGGCATCTGGGTGTTGATCTCCTTGCGGAGCAACGACCTTCGGTTCTTCGAACTCCGCGAGAGCATCCAGGGCATCAGCGAGAAGATGCTCGCCCAGACCCTGCGCGCGCTGGTCCAGGACGGTCTGGTCTGGCGGGAGGTCGAGCCGACGACGCCACCTCAGGTCAGCTACGGGCTGACCGAGTTCGGCCGGGACGTCGGCGAGCCGCTGGCGGAGCTGTTCAACCGGATCACGCAGCGGCTCTCACTGCGCGACGCGGGATAG
- a CDS encoding helix-turn-helix domain-containing protein, with protein sequence MRASDPAVPERAAPGPELLGTRLRHLLDLLDGDVAEVYRDLGLPWFRPRFTPIVRMLADAGPSPIRAIARAIGVTHSAASQTVTQMAREELVLLTPGADARQRIVRLAPRAEALLPTLDAEWQATTAAAAALEAELPYPLTRLIAEALDALERRPMRQRIAEAADPDYPLT encoded by the coding sequence GTGAGAGCTTCCGACCCGGCAGTCCCCGAACGCGCCGCCCCCGGCCCCGAACTCCTCGGCACCCGACTGCGCCATCTCCTGGACCTCCTGGACGGCGACGTGGCCGAGGTCTACCGCGATCTCGGCCTGCCCTGGTTCCGCCCCCGCTTCACCCCGATCGTCCGGATGCTGGCCGACGCCGGCCCCAGCCCGATCCGCGCCATCGCCCGGGCCATCGGCGTGACCCACTCGGCGGCGAGCCAGACCGTCACCCAGATGGCCAGGGAGGAGCTGGTCCTGCTCACCCCCGGCGCGGACGCCCGGCAACGGATCGTGCGGCTGGCGCCACGGGCCGAGGCCCTGCTGCCGACCCTCGACGCCGAATGGCAGGCGACGACGGCAGCCGCTGCCGCCCTCGAAGCCGAACTCCCCTATCCACTGACCCGCCTGATCGCCGAGGCCCTGGACGCCCTGGAGCGCAGACCCATGCGACAGCGCATCGCCGAGGCGGCCGATCCGGACTATCCCCTGACCTGA